The following are encoded in a window of Pseudalgibacter alginicilyticus genomic DNA:
- a CDS encoding universal stress protein, producing the protein MKTILLPTDFSKISINAIEYAMVMFKDVSCEFYIINVQKSSTFISDDMVVVSASATIYQTIVDAAKKSIKNLISKIKKKHNNTKHQFHSIVDYDNFIDSLNQTTKINNIDLIVMGTKGASGLEKVIFGSNTVRVMQRSNTPVLAIPEGCTYKDLNAVAFTSSFQSLYHQGDLKPLINLTKRCHSKLYVLHVSENDETTNNMNKGIDFFNEYFDDVVYEYMYATNNNVYKTIDNYIKDNNIKLLAMVGRKYSFLERFFSTHTVEKLASYIKIPFLVMHEDI; encoded by the coding sequence ATGAAAACCATATTACTACCTACAGATTTTTCTAAAATATCAATAAATGCGATAGAATATGCAATGGTTATGTTTAAGGATGTTTCTTGCGAATTTTACATTATTAATGTACAAAAGTCATCTACATTTATTTCTGATGATATGGTAGTTGTGTCAGCATCAGCAACTATTTATCAAACCATAGTTGATGCAGCCAAAAAGTCTATTAAAAATTTAATTTCTAAAATTAAAAAGAAGCATAATAATACAAAGCATCAATTCCACTCTATAGTAGATTATGATAATTTTATTGATTCTTTAAATCAAACCACTAAAATAAATAATATTGATTTAATTGTAATGGGTACCAAAGGAGCTTCGGGTTTAGAAAAGGTTATTTTTGGGAGTAACACCGTCCGAGTTATGCAGCGATCCAATACACCTGTATTGGCCATTCCTGAAGGCTGTACGTATAAAGATTTAAATGCTGTAGCCTTTACCTCAAGCTTTCAAAGTTTATATCATCAAGGAGATTTAAAACCACTTATAAATTTAACCAAAAGATGTCATTCTAAATTGTATGTTTTGCATGTTAGTGAAAATGATGAAACAACAAATAACATGAATAAAGGCATTGATTTTTTTAATGAATACTTTGATGATGTGGTTTATGAATATATGTATGCAACAAACAACAATGTATACAAAACCATAGATAATTATATTAAAGATAACAATATAAAACTTTTAGCTATGGTAGGTAGAAAGTACTCCTTTTTAGAACGTTTTTTTTCAACACACACTGTTGAAAAACTCGCATCTTATATAAAAATTCCATTTTTAGTCATGCATGAAGATATTTAA
- the dnaN gene encoding DNA polymerase III subunit beta — protein sequence MKFIVSSTYLLKQLQVLGGVINSSNTLPILDNFLFELDHTTLTVSASDLETTMASSLEVESDNTGSVAIPARLLLDTLKTFPEQPLTFVVEDNNTVEISSNHGKYALAYADGNEFPKAVALEDPSKTVITGDILATAISKTIFAAGNDDLRPVMSGVFFQFSTEGLTFVATDAHKLVKYTREDVKANQVAEFIMPKKPLNLLKSILAASEDDVTIEYNDSNAKFTFENSELICRLIDGKYPNYEAVIPKENPNKLTIARNQFLNSVRRVSIFSNKTTHQIRLKIAGAELNISAEDIDYSNKAEERLTCDYQGDDLQIGFNSRFLTEMLNNLSADEVQLEMSMPNRAGILTPIDGLDEGEQVTMLVMPVMLNS from the coding sequence ATGAAATTTATAGTTTCAAGCACCTATTTATTAAAGCAATTACAGGTTTTAGGAGGGGTTATAAATAGCTCAAATACCTTACCTATTTTAGACAATTTTTTATTTGAATTAGACCATACCACATTAACGGTTTCTGCAAGCGATTTAGAAACTACTATGGCGTCTTCTTTAGAAGTAGAAAGTGATAATACGGGTAGCGTTGCTATTCCTGCTCGCTTGTTATTAGACACTTTAAAAACATTTCCTGAGCAACCACTAACCTTTGTTGTTGAGGACAATAATACCGTTGAAATTAGTTCTAATCATGGTAAATATGCATTGGCTTATGCAGATGGTAATGAATTCCCTAAAGCTGTAGCCTTAGAAGACCCAAGTAAAACAGTTATTACAGGTGATATTTTGGCTACTGCTATCAGTAAAACCATTTTTGCCGCTGGAAACGATGATTTACGTCCTGTAATGAGTGGCGTGTTTTTTCAATTTTCTACAGAAGGATTAACTTTTGTAGCTACCGATGCTCATAAATTAGTAAAATATACACGTGAAGATGTAAAAGCTAATCAAGTTGCGGAGTTTATCATGCCTAAAAAACCTTTAAATCTTTTAAAAAGCATTTTAGCAGCAAGTGAAGACGATGTAACAATTGAATACAACGATTCTAACGCTAAATTCACTTTTGAAAACTCAGAATTGATTTGCCGTTTGATAGATGGAAAATACCCAAATTATGAAGCTGTTATTCCAAAAGAAAATCCGAATAAATTAACAATTGCCAGAAACCAGTTTTTAAACTCTGTACGTCGTGTTAGTATATTCTCAAACAAAACAACACACCAAATACGTTTAAAGATTGCTGGAGCTGAATTAAATATTTCTGCAGAAGATATTGATTACAGTAACAAAGCCGAAGAGCGTTTAACGTGTGATTATCAAGGTGATGATTTACAAATTGGCTTTAACTCCCGTTTTTTAACTGAAATGCTAAATAATTTAAGTGCTGATGAAGTGCAATTAGAAATGAGCATGCCTAACAGAGCTGGTATTTTAACACCAATTGACGGTCTTGATGAAGGTGAACAAGTTACTATGCTGGTAATGCCAGTGATGTTAAACTCATAG
- a CDS encoding M28 family metallopeptidase, with protein MKTFCILSAFALVGKCATTKYTTKIQNLKDSIQIVDSSLVKKYANTITAEELSLHLYAFSSDKHQGRKTGEIGQKLAAEFLKSYYQNEGINSPLGDSIYYQVIPKSFFPKNIESSENVLAYIKGTEKPDEIIIISAHLDHLGLTNEGQIYYGADDDGSGTVAIMEIAQAFKQAKTEGYGPKRSILFLHLTAEELGKLGSDYYTQNPIFPLKNTVANLNIDMIGRVDRIHKENKNYMYLIGSDRLSKELHYLSEKINNTTTNINLDYRYNELDDENNYYSRSDHYNFAKHGIPVIFYFNGEHKDYHRETDTPDKIDYELLKKRTKLIFATAWQIANQENRIKVDKSI; from the coding sequence ATGAAAACCTTTTGCATTCTCTCGGCATTTGCGTTAGTTGGTAAGTGTGCCACAACAAAATACACTACAAAAATTCAAAATTTAAAAGATAGCATACAAATCGTTGACAGTAGTCTTGTAAAAAAATATGCTAATACAATTACTGCTGAAGAATTAAGCCTGCATCTTTACGCTTTTTCTTCTGATAAGCATCAAGGTAGAAAAACAGGTGAAATTGGTCAAAAATTAGCCGCTGAATTTCTTAAATCCTATTATCAGAATGAAGGTATTAATTCACCACTTGGAGACTCTATTTACTATCAAGTAATACCAAAATCTTTTTTTCCAAAAAATATTGAATCATCAGAAAATGTATTAGCCTATATAAAAGGCACTGAAAAACCTGATGAAATTATTATCATTTCTGCACATTTAGATCATTTAGGGCTTACTAATGAAGGTCAAATATATTATGGAGCAGACGATGATGGCTCTGGCACTGTAGCTATCATGGAAATTGCCCAAGCCTTTAAACAAGCTAAAACTGAAGGCTACGGCCCTAAGAGAAGTATTTTGTTTTTACACCTAACAGCTGAAGAGTTAGGTAAATTAGGCTCAGATTATTATACACAAAACCCCATTTTCCCCTTAAAAAACACCGTTGCAAATTTAAATATAGATATGATTGGACGTGTAGATAGAATACACAAAGAAAACAAAAACTATATGTATTTAATTGGCTCCGATAGATTAAGTAAAGAGCTTCATTATCTTTCTGAAAAAATAAACAACACCACTACCAACATAAATTTGGATTACAGATACAATGAGCTTGATGACGAAAACAATTACTACTCAAGATCCGACCATTATAATTTTGCAAAACACGGCATACCTGTTATTTTTTATTTTAATGGAGAACATAAAGATTACCACCGTGAAACCGATACACCAGATAAAATTGATTATGAGTTGCTAAAAAAGCGTACGAAACTTATATTTGCTACAGCTTGGCAAATTGCCAATCAGGAAAATCGTATTAAAGTTGACAAGAGCATATAA
- a CDS encoding DUF3108 domain-containing protein, giving the protein MYFLVFFLVALSVGAQNNAIAAGERLTYTASYNMSGILTNIAEVTMETSAIKTSKATLLRLKCTAATYSKWDHFFKIRDLYESYVNPNTLTPYLYKRDINEGNYYKFVQYTFSHKTNTVKSIQRKRNNQEQKNDVSIKPDTKDIVSTLYGIRLFDFKNMTIGTHKSLNILFDREEVKAQITFLGKETISTAIGNKLCYKLAIYTSDDVLKGGTKSNLVWLTADDNKIIVYGKFNIPVGNGELKIKSATGLKN; this is encoded by the coding sequence ATGTATTTCTTAGTATTTTTTTTAGTCGCTCTAAGTGTAGGCGCCCAAAATAACGCTATAGCTGCAGGAGAAAGACTAACCTACACAGCTTCTTACAATATGTCTGGAATTTTAACAAACATTGCAGAAGTCACAATGGAAACAAGTGCTATTAAAACATCAAAAGCCACCTTATTAAGACTTAAATGTACAGCTGCCACATATAGTAAATGGGATCATTTTTTTAAAATTAGAGATTTATATGAAAGTTATGTAAACCCTAATACATTAACGCCATATTTATATAAGCGAGATATAAATGAAGGCAATTATTATAAGTTTGTTCAATATACTTTTAGCCATAAAACAAATACAGTAAAATCAATTCAGCGTAAAAGAAATAATCAAGAGCAAAAAAATGATGTTAGTATTAAACCTGACACCAAAGATATAGTTTCTACACTCTATGGCATTAGGTTGTTTGATTTTAAAAACATGACTATAGGTACCCATAAATCGCTTAATATCCTTTTTGACCGAGAAGAAGTAAAAGCTCAAATCACCTTCCTTGGCAAAGAAACTATTTCTACCGCTATAGGTAATAAATTATGTTACAAATTAGCTATTTATACTTCAGATGATGTGCTAAAGGGAGGAACAAAAAGTAACCTTGTTTGGTTAACAGCCGACGACAATAAAATAATAGTATATGGCAAATTTAATATTCCTGTTGGAAACGGCGAACTAAAAATCAAATCAGCCACTGGCTTAAAAAACTAG
- a CDS encoding heavy-metal-associated domain-containing protein has product MKTIIIVQNLVCDGCVKLINKELSKIENISAIQVDTYSSEIMFDYFSEKDLQLAKKRLKSLGFPEFNDTISLYDRIRLLMNCITRILMYRLTVLK; this is encoded by the coding sequence ATGAAAACAATCATAATAGTTCAAAATTTAGTATGTGATGGCTGTGTTAAATTGATTAACAAAGAATTATCTAAAATTGAAAATATTTCTGCTATTCAAGTTGATACCTATAGTAGTGAAATAATGTTTGATTATTTTAGTGAGAAGGATTTGCAACTAGCAAAAAAAAGATTAAAATCATTAGGATTTCCTGAATTCAATGATACCATTTCACTTTATGATAGAATTAGACTCTTGATGAATTGTATAACAAGAATTTTGATGTACAGGTTAACTGTCTTAAAGTAA